One window of Cryptococcus neoformans var. grubii H99 chromosome 11, complete sequence genomic DNA carries:
- a CDS encoding CCR4-NOT transcription complex subunit 2, with translation MFYATAGQQATQQPPTSRITGYPRNGPPGFSVRSSDPNDFPALGSHSQHNSSYIAQNQGGQSSTNASHQNTHLQQQQQQHLYMQQQQQQQQQQLGVTAAPPPGISGPTASASSQSNGGLTEEFPALGASSESKDGRMANFFRNPSSVHQPIPSSPSPLPNGTSNASASQSADATPSTNPPHPQSGIGGPASTTDSWQRQSPRNTEPVVRPVQQILSSPVDRWGLKALLFEIQMHMNKTDRGMMVFGEDLEELGVDINSEEALYPTFVTPWAEPNSLPPPQIEESFHIPQCYYVHAPPVESKLQNFAEDTLFLAFYMSPQDVLQLRVAEELYARGWRYHTELQTWLTSPTLASIDLSKADRSSGQPNWIRGPFAYLDTRTWVRQRTAEDFTIDANVLELTKLADDVIREEAARKEAQKSPSGVPVNGQNQAQSQGQQQNQGQALSYQR, from the exons ATGTTCTACGCGACAGCAGGCCAGCAAGCTACTCAGCAACCACCAACATCAAGGATCACAGGCTATCCAAGAAACGGTCCTCCGGGGTTTAGCGTTCGAAGCTCTG ATCCGAACGATTTTCCTGCTCTTGGATCACACAGCCAGCACAATTCGAGCTACATCGCCCAAAATCAAGGCGGCCAGAGTTCAACCAACGCAAGCCATCAGAACACACATttgcaacaacaacaacaacagcacCTGTACAtgcaacagcagcaacaacaacagcagcaacaactTGGTGTCACCGCTGCACCTCCGCCGGGAATATCTGGTCCAACGGCGAGCGCATCGTCTCAATCGAATGGGGGTTTGACAGAAGAGTTTCCTGCTCTCGGGGCATCTTCAGAAAGCAAAGACGGTCGT ATGGCCAATTTTTTTCGAAATCCGTCTAGCGTACATCAacccatcccttcctccccttcaccaTTACCCAACGGTACAAGTAATGCAAGTGCATCTCAATCCGCAGATGCGACTCCTTCAACCAAtccacctcatcctcaatcaGGGATAGGTGGGCCTGCATCTACGACTGACTCATGGCAACGACAGTCACCAAGAAATACGGAACCTGTGGTACGGCCAGTACAGCAGATCCTGAGCTCCCCTGTGGATAGATGGGGCTTAAAGGCGCTGTTGTTTGAGATACAAATGCATATGAACAAAACAGATCGCGGCATGATGGTGtttggagaagatttgGAGGAATTGGGTGTGGACATAAACAGCGAGGA GGCACTCTATCCTACATTTGTTACCCCATGGGCGGAACCCAACTCATTACCGCCACCTCAAATTGAGGAATCATTCCACATCCCTCAGTGTTACTACGTTCATGCGCCCCCTGTAGAGTCCAAGTTGCAAAACTTCGCGGAAGAtactcttttccttgccttttaTATGTCTCCTCAAGACGTTTTGCAGCTCCGGGTCGCGGAAGAACT GTATGCCCGAGGATGGCGATATCACACAGAATTACAAACATGGCTCACCTCTCCTACTCTTGCAAGCATTGATCTCTCCAAAGCCGATCGTTCCAGTGGGCAACCAAACTGGATCCGTGGTCCATTTGCATACCTCGACACTCGAACATGGGTTAGGCAAAGAACGGCGGAAGATTTTACCATCGACGCCAACGTTCTCGAACTTACCAAACTAGCAGATGATGTCATTCGAGAGGAGGCGGCTAGGAAGGAGGCGCAGAAAAGCCCTAGTGGTGTCCCCGTGAATGGTCAAAATCAGGCTCAAAGCCAAGGCCAACAACAAAATCAAGGACAGGCGCTTTCGTATCAGCGATGA
- a CDS encoding heparinase II/III family protein, whose amino-acid sequence MAHYQQAPYSDSPGYGNSYGGSAPNYGGYSDNPRGAAGGDYGNSYLMSSANPNAAVGSGGYADGAGGFQPKKKRNKWLWIGLPVLLICIILAAVLGGVLGSRASNDNKDSSTSSDSSSATTGASNANTALPSGVSSANTAATNTGANGEQYLAVATDTYMLPVYATGTATSGYSAPTAISDPASTDSWPEDPSPPSNSTQGIRPHPRLAPGYKWDALTHGGLIQSNPYFKYWNATIVQNASDTIGDDPTPYVTDGGLDGSGVLDVAREIKLKVKNWAYAYKVTNETKYADRVWLELTTAAGNNSEVSFGADNTRWNAAHFLDLAEFCAAFAIGYDWLYDFWTDDQRNALMWSMLNLGLSFGHAALTGDASASSYSWWAGTNVGSSEVNGNWNCVCNGGLIQAAVAIVDRDPTGMAQQVIDLAVPDAWNNCFQGAYSDGTWAETANYWYFGTTGAAELVNALQSSYGDDRGLPESNPGWNLTSLFHIYVQGMTSLFNYGDHGPNKYSSTANSLLFWANTFNEPRYALYQRDHYDASEPWSMFWYNPALSGTWWDGLPLDRYFDDENGRWATARSNWATNEGSYWAMKASKLTGHQTHGDLDIGDFVFDAMGQRWAGELGSGQYLSDGYFSSEAQNSERWLYYRKRTEGQNTLLINDQNQNVNATPTGNWGSSGTAQGPAPSFQLDSGDTAYFWTDMSSAYNYTVKRGIRYVNTRQQVLIQDDVTDVPNLQWRMHTNATITTNNATATLALSEQTLIASIVQGPSGASFSTAEPTRSSSDPALPTGTMDADQPNDGVTVLVVDVPNGGTFSLQVLLTPQWGSGFTAMDTVNNVALDDWSLTSH is encoded by the exons ATGGCGCACTATCAGCAGGCGCCTTACAGCGACAGCCCCGGCTACGGTAACTCGTACGGCGGTTCAGCACCAAATTATGGAGGGTACAGTGACAATCCTCGTGGCGCTGCCGGGGGCGATTATGGCAACT CTTATCTCATGTCGTCAGCTAATCCCAATGCGGCGGTCGGGTCAGGAGGTTATGCCGATGGTGCCGGGGGATTTCAACCCAAGAAAAAGCGCAATAAGTGGCTGTGGATAGGTCTGCCCGTACTCCTCATCTGTATTATCCTCGCGGCCGTTTTAGGTGGCGTTCTCGGCTCCCGAGCGTCCAATGACAACAAGGACAGCTCCACTTCCTCTGATTCATCTTCCGCAACTACCGGCGCGTCAAACGCCAATACTGCCCTGCCCAGCGGTGTGTCCAGCGCCAACACGGCTGCTACTAACACTGGTGCGAATGGCGAGCAATATCTGGCTGTCGCTACAGACACATACATGTTACCTGTGTATGCTACAGGA ACTGCTACGTCTGGGTATTCTGCCCCGACAGCAATCTCCGACCCCGCTTCTACCGACTCTTGGCCGGAGGACCCGAGTCCTCCTTCCAACTCTACACAAGGCATCCGACCACATCCCCGTTTGGCGCCTGGTTACAAGTGGGATGCGCTTACCCATGGAGGTCTTATCCAGAGCAATCCTTACTTCAAATATTGGAACGCCACCATTGTGCAGAATGCTAGTGACACAATTGGTGATGATCCTACACCATATGTGACTGATGGCGGCCTTGATGGATCAGGTGTATTGGACGTTGCTCGAGAAATCAAATTGAAGGTTAAGAACTGGGCCTATGCGTACAAGGTCACCAACGAGACGAAATACGCCGATCGAGTTTGGCTTGAGTTGACT ACCGCTGCGGGTAACAACTCGGAAGTATCTTTCGGTGCTGACAATACTCGTTGGAATGCTGCTCATTTCCTCGATCTCGCTGAATTCTGTGCGGCTTTCGCCATTGGTTACGACTGGCTTTACGATTTCTGGACCGACGACCAGCGAAATGCTCTTATGTGGTCTATGCTCAACCTTGGCCTTTCCTTTGGCCACGCTGCTCTTACGGGCGACGCGTCTGCATCGTCTTACAGTTGGTGGGCCGGTACTAACGTTGGCAGTTCCGAAGTCAACGGTAATTGGAATTGTGTTTGCAATGGCGGATTAATTCAGGCGGCAGTTGCCATTGTGGACCGCGACCCCACTGGCATGGCGCAACAAGTCATTGACCTCGCCGTGCCGGACGCTTGGAATAACTGTTTCCAGGGTGCTTACAGTGATGGTACATGGGCTGAAACTGCCAATTACTGGTACTTTGGTACCACTGGGGCTGCTGAGCTGGTCAATGCGCTTCAAAGCTCCTATGGTGATGATCGCGGCCTCCCTGAGTCCAATCCCGGTTGGAACCTTACCTCTCTTTTCCACATCTACGTTCAAGGTATGACTTCGCTTTTCAACTATGGTGATCACGGACCCAACAAGTACTCGTCAACCGCCaactcccttcttttctggGCGAATACTTTTAACGAACCTCGTTACGCATTGTACCAGCGAGACCATTATGATGCTTCTGAACCCTGGAGTATGTTCTGGTACAACCCTGCCCTAAGTGGAACCTGGTGGGACGGCCTTCCCCTTGATCGTTACTTTGACGACGAAAATGGTCGATGGGCTACCGCACGATCCAATTGGGCCACAAATGAAGGTTCGTACTGGGCCATGAAGGCAAGTAAACTCACTGGTCATCAGACTCATGGCGACCTTGATATTGGAGACTTTGTCTTTGATGCCATGGGTCAGCGATGGGCTGGTGAGCTTGGTTCTGGACAATATCTCTCCGATGGCTACTTTAGTAGTGAAGCGCAGAACTCTGAAAGGTGGCTGTATTACCGAAAGAGAACCGAGGGCCAGAATactctcctcatcaacgATCAGAACCAGAATGTCAATGCCACACCCACGGGTAACTGGGGTTCCTCAGGTACTGCCCAAGGTCCTGCTCCATCATTCCAGCTTGACTCTGGGGACACGGCGTACTTCTGGACTGACATGTCTAGTGCTTATAACTA CACTGTCAAACGAGGTATTCGTTACGTCAATACTCGTCAACAAGTCCTTATTCAAGACGACGTTACCGATGTTCCTAACCTTCAATGGCGAATGCACACAAAcgccaccatcaccaccaacaatgCTACCGCCACCCTCGCTCTCTCTGAGCAAACTCTTATTGCATCTATTGTGCAAGGTCCTTCCGGTGCATCATTCAGCACCGCTGAACCTACCAGATCGAGCAGTGACCCGGCTCTTCCTACTGGTACAATGGATGCCGACCAGCCCAACGATGGTGTGACAGTGTTGGTAGTCGACGTGCCCAATGGAGGAACTTTTAGTTTGCAGGTACTTTTGACGCCGCAGTGGGGGAGCGGTTTCACGGCGATGGACACCGTGAACAATGTCGCGCTTGACGATTGGAGTTTAACTAGTCATTAA
- a CDS encoding splicing factor 3B subunit 5, translated as MSSELRYTANTQLEQLHARYTGTGHADTTKYEWLTHQHRDTLASIVGHPPLLAYLSVADGECQARERFEVTEKMLQPCGKPPGKTEE; from the exons ATG TCATCAGAGTTAAGGTATACCGCCAACACACAGCTGGAACAGC TGCACGCAAGATATACCGGTACTGGACATGCTGACACCACAAAATA TGAGTGGCTTACACACCAACACCGTGATACCCTTGCATCCATCGTCGGCCATCCCCCCCTTCTGGCATATTTGTCAGTCGCAGATGGCGAATGTCAGGCGAGAGAAAGATTTGAAGTAACAGAG AAAATGTTACAACCCTGTGGGAAACCGCCAGGGAAGACAGAGGAGTAG